From the Paraflavitalea soli genome, the window ATAGGTTGGTAAGGCCAAATTTAGGATAATAATGGTAATCGCCGGGCCGGGGATTCGGCCGGGCGTAAAATTTTTACCGAAGCTTAATAATTGAACCAATTTTGTATTGATTTATAATTACTTATAAATTGTGTATTAAATCATAAATGTCCGGTTTACCGGATCCAGCGGGTCCAAAACCTTCCAGATCACCCAAATTTGGCCCCAAAACAGGGGAGGGATTATTATCCGCTTCTTTGCGATATTTGCAGCATTTTTAAAACCTGAGCATATGCGTATTGCGATTAATGGAATGGGAAGAATTGGCCGTTTGCTATTCAGAAGACTGGTAGGGCATGAAGCGATAGAGCTGGTGGCTATTAATGATATTATGGAGCCGGATAACCTGGCCTACCTGCTGAAATATGATTCCGTATACGGCACTTTCCCTGACCCGATCACTTTACAAGATGATGACAGGTTGCTGGTAAATGGCCAATCCATCGCTGTCCTGCAGGAGCCCGATCCGATCAAACTGCCCTGGAAAGCCCTGGGAGTGGATGTCGTGCTCGAATGCTCAGGACGCTTTACCAGCAGGGCCGGCGCTTCTGCCCACCTGGCCGTCGGCGCCAAAAAAGTACTGCTGTCGACCACCGGATCACCGGAAATACCCCTCATGATCTATGGGTTCAACCAGCACCTCCTGACACCCGAAACGGATATTATTTCACCGGGCGGTTGCATGACCAACTGCTCCACCCATATCCTCTACCTCCTCAATTCCATCGGTATTGAATCTGCCCACATCAATGTATTGCATTCCTATACTTCCCGCCAGGGCATTGTGGATGCCCAGCACAAACAGTTCCGCCGGGGAAGAGCCGCTGCTGAATCCATCATCCCC encodes:
- a CDS encoding type I glyceraldehyde-3-phosphate dehydrogenase; translated protein: MRIAINGMGRIGRLLFRRLVGHEAIELVAINDIMEPDNLAYLLKYDSVYGTFPDPITLQDDDRLLVNGQSIAVLQEPDPIKLPWKALGVDVVLECSGRFTSRAGASAHLAVGAKKVLLSTTGSPEIPLMIYGFNQHLLTPETDIISPGGCMTNCSTHILYLLNSIGIESAHINVLHSYTSRQGIVDAQHKQFRRGRAAAESIIPVEIDLAHSLENLFSVLQNRIAAVSTRVPVANGALADFTIQLKQPTTAMEINQLFRTAAAKEYKGILDYTEEQLVSLDIKGNTHSCIVDGTLTSVVGNHVKLITWFDNEFGYTSRMLDWLLYWKRVLG